One window of the Xiphophorus couchianus chromosome 12, X_couchianus-1.0, whole genome shotgun sequence genome contains the following:
- the snrnp27 gene encoding U4/U6.U5 small nuclear ribonucleoprotein 27 kDa protein → MGRSRSRTPPRRERRRSRSTSREHERRRRDRDRSRSRDRDRERRRSRSRSPHRRRSRTPPRRHRSSSLSPGRQKDERKEAKDKPGKSIQISAEDMEGKTEEEIEMMKTMGFGSFDTTKGKKTDGSVNAYAVNVSMKRKYRQYMNRKGGFNRPLDFIA, encoded by the exons ATGGGTCGAAGCAGGAGTCGAACACCCCCGAGGCGAG AGAGAAGACGATCCCGCTCGACCTCACGAGAACACGAGCGACGCCGACGGGACAGGGACCGCTCTCGCTCGAGGGACCGGGACCGAGAGCGCCGCAGATCTCGCTCACGCTCGCCGCACAGAAGAAGGTCCAG GACTCCTCCCAGACGCCATcgctcctcctccctctctcctggGCGGCAGAAGGACGAGCGGAAAGAGGCGAAAGACAAACCTGGGAAGTCCATTCAGATCTCAG CTGAGGATATGGAAGGCAAAACAGAGGAGGAAATCGAGATGATGAAAACGATGGGGTTCGGTTCCTTTGACACAACCAAG gGTAAGAAAACGGATGGATCAGTTAATGCATATGCAGTCAACGTTAGCATGAAGAGGAAATACAG GCAGTACATGAACAGGAAGGGAGGCTTCAACAGGCCGCTGGACTTCATCGCTTAA
- the mxd1 gene encoding max dimerization protein 1, which produces MAAIGMVQMLIEAAEYLERREREAEHGYASMPPFISSRERESLKRKNKSKKNISSRSTHNEMEKNRRAHLRLCLERLKSLVPLGPDANRHTTLSLLMKAKEHIKRLEESDRRAQHTLEQLQRERRHLRRRLEQLGVERTRMDSTGSTRSSDKSDSDQEDLDVDVEGTDYLLGDLEWSTSSVSDSGDERGSLRSSCSDEGYSSASLQRLQDTQETAKQLACGL; this is translated from the exons ATGGCGGCGATCGGAATGGTGCAGATGTTGATTGAAGCAGCCGAGTACCTCGAACGCAGGGAAAGAG AAGCTGAGCATGGCTATGCCTCTATGCCACCCTTCATCAGCAGCCGGGAGAGGGAAAGcctcaaaaggaaaaacaagagcaagaaaaacataagtagcag GTCTACACACAATGAGATGGAAAAGAACAG ACGGGCACATCTACGGCTGTGCCTGGAGCGCTTGAAATCTCTCGTTCCTTTGGGACCAGATGCCAACAGGCACACCACCCTCAGCCTGCTGATGAAGGCCAAAGAACATATAAAG AGGCTAGAGGAGAGCGACAGGAGAGCTCAGCACACCTTGGAGCAGCTACAGCGGGAGCGGAGACACCTGAGGAGGCGCCTGGAGCAGCTGGGAGTGGAGCGGACCCGCATGGACAGCACCGGCTCCACCCGCTCCTCGGACAAGTCCGACTCTGACCAGG AGGACCTGGACGTGGACGTGGAGGGGACGGACTACCTGCTGGGTGACCTGGAGTGGAGCACCAGCAGCGTGAGCGACTCGGGGGACGAGCGAGGCAGCCTGCGGAGCAGCTGCAGCGACGAGGGCTACTCCAGCGCCAGCCTGCAGCGCCTGCAGGACACTCAGGAGACGGCCAAGCAGCTGGCCTGCGGCCTATAA